In a genomic window of Pelotomaculum thermopropionicum SI:
- a CDS encoding hypothetical membrane protein, which translates to MRPFWLVLNKRAVLSGLVLLVLLALIAWGGGRLMPRGHGKMQPQEMLKTALERTKASGSFRYQAETRLTTAGKSSVDFFSQVEGERVAPDRVRMKGLLMNTPVEFIQVGDSSYFKDQQTGRWITLPGNKLADSELFYAELNPLAYFNFKDIPELKYKGEENVNGEKLLLLEMRPNLMDPFLELRLTDYYFKVWLSPADCRIRRATLQARDKYSPQNGIEINLRFWDYDKNITIEPPAVN; encoded by the coding sequence TTGCGTCCGTTCTGGCTTGTGTTAAACAAGCGGGCCGTTTTGTCCGGGCTGGTCCTGCTGGTGCTTTTGGCGTTGATTGCTTGGGGTGGCGGGCGCCTGATGCCCCGGGGGCACGGGAAGATGCAGCCGCAGGAAATGCTTAAGACGGCCCTGGAGAGGACCAAGGCCAGCGGCAGCTTCCGCTACCAGGCGGAAACCAGGCTTACCACGGCGGGCAAGTCCAGCGTAGATTTTTTCAGCCAGGTGGAGGGCGAGCGGGTGGCCCCGGACAGGGTGCGCATGAAAGGCCTTTTAATGAACACGCCCGTTGAATTCATTCAGGTGGGCGACAGCTCGTATTTCAAAGACCAGCAGACCGGCCGGTGGATAACCCTGCCTGGAAACAAACTGGCCGATTCGGAGCTCTTTTACGCCGAATTGAACCCCCTGGCCTACTTCAATTTCAAGGACATTCCCGAGCTGAAATATAAAGGCGAGGAAAATGTAAACGGGGAAAAGCTGCTTCTTTTGGAGATGCGGCCGAACCTGATGGATCCTTTTCTGGAGCTGCGCCTGACCGATTATTATTTTAAAGTGTGGCTTTCGCCTGCGGACTGCCGCATCCGCCGGGCCACGCTCCAGGCCAGGGATAAGTACAGCCCGCAAAACGGCATTGAGATCAACCTTCGCTTCTGGGACTACGACAAGAACATAACAATTGAGCCGCCTGCTGTGAACTGA
- the MazG gene encoding predicted pyrophosphatase: protein MKFRPGLRSKEKKGKIYSSGVKGNEEKKVMEIKEMQKEVDEWIGQFEEGYWSPLSMMARLTEEVGELAREINHQFGEKPKKPDEPMGDLALELADILFILICYANSLNIDLEDAFKRVMAKYRYRDSDRWTRKENGPPKQA from the coding sequence ATGAAATTTAGACCCGGCTTGCGCAGCAAGGAGAAAAAGGGTAAAATTTACTCATCCGGGGTTAAAGGGAACGAGGAGAAAAAAGTTATGGAAATTAAAGAAATGCAGAAAGAAGTGGACGAATGGATCGGCCAGTTTGAAGAAGGCTACTGGAGCCCCCTTTCCATGATGGCCCGGCTGACCGAGGAAGTCGGCGAACTGGCGCGGGAAATAAACCACCAGTTCGGCGAAAAGCCCAAAAAACCCGACGAGCCGATGGGGGACCTGGCGCTGGAACTGGCCGACATACTGTTCATCCTGATCTGCTACGCCAACTCGCTGAACATTGACCTGGAAGACGCCTTCAAGCGGGTGATGGCCAAGTACCGCTACCGCGACAGCGACAGGTGGACCAGAAAAGAAAACGGCCCGCCCAAACAGGCCTAG
- the Uma2 gene encoding Uncharacterized protein conserved in cyanobacteria, protein MPGAAVHHPQPRSGLTYADYLKIDDGQRYELIEGELVLVPSPNFRHQHLAAAVEALLREHVKKHNLGLVLDAPFDVVPEENVVLQPDVLYLSRERYHLLTGDCLKGAPDLVVEVLSPSTGRRDRLEKSRLYLRFGVKEYWVVDPAAQTVEVFSNSQSGWLLAGSYGPEDTIVSPLLPGLNVPGEEIFSLPEGLEL, encoded by the coding sequence GTGCCCGGTGCAGCCGTACATCACCCGCAGCCCCGGAGCGGGCTCACCTACGCAGACTACCTGAAAATTGACGACGGGCAGCGCTACGAACTGATCGAGGGGGAGTTAGTTTTGGTTCCTTCACCCAATTTCCGGCACCAGCACCTGGCCGCCGCCGTGGAGGCCCTGCTGCGGGAGCATGTAAAAAAACACAATCTCGGCCTGGTTTTGGACGCCCCTTTCGACGTGGTGCCGGAGGAAAATGTGGTCCTGCAGCCAGATGTGCTCTACCTTTCCCGGGAACGGTACCACCTGCTCACCGGGGACTGCCTGAAAGGAGCGCCCGACCTGGTGGTGGAAGTGCTTTCCCCCTCCACCGGCCGCCGCGACAGACTGGAAAAGAGCAGGCTTTACCTGCGCTTCGGGGTGAAGGAGTACTGGGTGGTGGACCCGGCCGCCCAGACGGTGGAAGTGTTCAGCAACAGCCAAAGCGGGTGGCTCCTGGCCGGCTCCTACGGCCCGGAAGACACCATCGTCTCGCCGCTTTTGCCGGGCCTGAACGTACCCGGCGAAGAGATTTTCAGCCTGCCGGAAGGGCTGGAGCTGTAA
- a CDS encoding predicted nucleic acid-binding protein (contains PIN domain) — protein MAQVEQFLKEISQYRSATLDTNAVIYFLDGTAGFIDLLEPLFELVEQGQMKLNLSVITEAELLVKPYRENNKEVIKAVQFLAEDFPNIEVIPVTRRIAREAARIRSTLGLKLPDAIIIFTALESSSEVLIGNDQELLQKPVSQLPSVILSRYL, from the coding sequence ATGGCCCAGGTAGAGCAGTTTTTAAAGGAAATTTCTCAGTACAGGAGCGCTACTCTTGACACAAATGCCGTAATTTATTTTCTCGACGGCACAGCCGGATTTATAGATCTCCTTGAACCGCTCTTTGAATTGGTGGAACAGGGCCAGATGAAATTAAACCTTTCTGTAATCACAGAAGCGGAACTCCTGGTCAAGCCTTACCGCGAGAATAATAAAGAGGTAATTAAAGCTGTTCAGTTTTTGGCGGAAGACTTTCCCAACATTGAAGTAATACCGGTAACCAGGAGAATTGCCAGGGAAGCGGCGAGAATCCGTTCCACCCTCGGCTTAAAACTTCCTGATGCCATAATTATTTTTACTGCATTGGAATCCAGCAGCGAGGTTTTAATTGGAAATGATCAAGAATTATTGCAGAAACCGGTTTCCCAGCTGCCCTCTGTTATATTGAGCCGGTACCTGTAG